The following proteins are encoded in a genomic region of Drosophila miranda strain MSH22 chromosome 4, D.miranda_PacBio2.1, whole genome shotgun sequence:
- the LOC108163964 gene encoding homeobox protein Mohawk — protein sequence MEKSSRPKRNRRHSRRAWPPEDELQQPMRAAKRLFTPDIKRMLKDWLIRRRENPYPSREEKKQLAGETGLTYTQICNWFANWRRKLKNSEREKAKKSWGHLIKNYNHNARGNVEQFSISSEDSIWEEEMRPCMGEDDDGDYDDDELSSHSTGSDGNANNASTAVYKPNFYVESGMSMSMTEHSSHRIPMLPTVPVGKAKYKHQMMEKYLRDSTAEDEATGITQPATATQLNKWLESAAKFTPDRNNYHIEWNTSRQKCGSGQGQGQERPAQSQVIFTSDATAAARGDRWMLHHKDELDAAEALANLAFNCRQRCHHMTTISS from the exons ATGGAGAAGTCTTCGCGACCCAAGCGCAATCGTCGCCACAGCAG ACGAGCCTGGCCACCAGAGGATGAACTGCAGCAGCCGATGCGAGCCGCCAAGCGTTTGTTCACTCCAGACATAAAGCGCATGCTGAAGGATTGGCTAATCCGGCGGAGGGAGAATCCCTATCCCAGCAGGGAGGAGAAGAAGCAGCTGGCAGGAGAGACTGGCCTCACATACACCCAGATATGCAATTGGTTTGCCAACTGGCGGCGGAAGCTGAAGAACTCGGAGCGGGAGAAGGCCAAAAAGTCCTGGGGTCATCTCATTAAGAACTATAACCACAATGCGAGGGGGAATGTCGAGCAGTTTAGCATCTCATCGGAGGACAGCATATGGGAGGAGGAGATGCGACCATGCATGGGGGAAGATGATGATGGGGACTACGATGACGATGAGCTGTCCAGCCACAGTACTGGCAGCGATGGCAACGCAAACAATGCTTCCACAGCTGTGTACAAGCCAAACTTTTATGTAGAATCTGGAATGTCAATGTCAATGACGGAGCACAGCAGTCATCGCATTCCCATGCTACCCACTGTGCCGGTGGGCAAGGCCAAGTACAAGCACCAAATGATGGAGAAATATCTGCGGGATAGCACTGCAGAGGACGAAGCGACGGGGATCACGCAGCCAGCCACCGCCACCCAGCTCAACAAGTGGCTGGAGAGCGCAGCGAAATTCACACCAGACCGAAACAACTATCACATCGAATGGAATACGAGCAG ACAAAAATGTGGCAgtggacagggacagggacaggagCGACCTGCCCAGAGCCAAGTGATCTTTACCAGCGATGCCACGGCAGCCGCACGCGGTGATCGCTGGATGCTGCACCACAAGGACGAACTGGATGCGGCCGAGGCTCTTGCGAATCTCGCCTTCAACTGCAGACAGCGCTGTCATCACATGACAACGATCAGCTCCTAA